The following proteins are encoded in a genomic region of Nicoliella spurrieriana:
- the infA gene encoding translation initiation factor IF-1, translating to MSKDNVIEVEGKVLETLPNAMFRVELENGHDILAHVSGKIRMHYIRILPGDKVTVELSPYDLTKGRITYRFK from the coding sequence TTGTCAAAAGATAATGTCATTGAAGTTGAAGGTAAAGTTTTAGAAACTTTACCTAATGCAATGTTTCGTGTTGAATTAGAAAACGGACATGATATTTTGGCTCATGTTTCAGGTAAAATTAGGATGCATTACATTCGAATTTTACCTGGTGATAAGGTTACTGTGGAGTTATCTCCATATGATCTAACTAAGGGCCGAATAACATACCGTTTCAAGTAA
- the rpmJ gene encoding 50S ribosomal protein L36 — translation MKVRPSVKPMCENCKVIRRKGRVMVICTNPKHKQRQGK, via the coding sequence ATGAAAGTACGTCCATCAGTAAAACCAATGTGTGAAAATTGTAAAGTTATTAGACGTAAGGGCCGTGTTATGGTTATTTGTACTAACCCTAAGCACAAGCAACGTCAAGGTAAGTAA
- the rpsM gene encoding 30S ribosomal protein S13 encodes MARIAGIDLPRDKRIVIGLTYIFGIGKSRSQEILSKANVSEDVRVRDLTPDQEDKIREVVDNYKIEGDLRREVSMNIKLLQEIGSYRGMRHRRGLPVRGQHTKNNARTRKGKKGSK; translated from the coding sequence ATGGCTCGTATCGCTGGAATTGATTTACCACGTGACAAGCGTATCGTAATCGGTTTAACTTACATCTTTGGTATCGGTAAGTCAAGATCACAAGAAATTCTTTCAAAAGCAAATGTTTCTGAAGATGTTCGTGTTCGTGACTTAACTCCTGATCAAGAAGATAAGATTCGTGAAGTTGTTGACAATTACAAAATTGAAGGTGACTTGCGTCGTGAAGTAAGTATGAACATCAAGTTATTACAAGAAATTGGTTCATACCGTGGAATGCGTCACCGTCGTGGTTTACCTGTTAGAGGTCAACACACTAAGAACAATGCTCGTACTCGTAAGGGTAAAAAGGGTAGTAAGTAA
- the rpsK gene encoding 30S ribosomal protein S11, translating into MATKKRNTRKRRVKKNIESGVAHIHSTFNNTLVMITDTQGNAIAWSSAGALGFRGSRKSTPFAAQMAAEAAAKTSMEHGMKTVEVAVKGPGSGRESAIRALQSTGLEVSAIRDVTPVPHNGSRPPKRRRV; encoded by the coding sequence ATGGCAACTAAGAAAAGAAATACACGTAAGCGTCGTGTAAAGAAAAATATTGAATCCGGTGTTGCTCATATTCACTCTACATTCAATAATACTTTAGTAATGATTACTGATACTCAAGGAAATGCAATTGCCTGGTCTTCTGCTGGTGCTTTAGGTTTCCGTGGTAGTCGTAAATCAACTCCTTTTGCTGCTCAAATGGCTGCAGAAGCTGCTGCTAAGACTTCAATGGAACATGGTATGAAAACCGTTGAAGTAGCTGTTAAGGGTCCTGGTTCAGGTCGTGAATCAGCTATTCGTGCACTTCAATCTACTGGATTAGAAGTTTCAGCTATTCGTGATGTAACTCCTGTTCCTCATAACGGATCTCGTCCTCCAAAGCGTCGTCGGGTTTAA
- a CDS encoding DNA-directed RNA polymerase subunit alpha, giving the protein MIEFEKPDIHKIDETDNYGEVVVEPLERGYGTTLGNSLRRILLSSLPGAAITSVQIDDVLHEFSTIKGVVEDVTQIILNVKKIDLKIEGSDDVEKSFEINVTGPANVTAGDIEADADVTILNKDLHIATVAEGTTFHMRLTANKGRGYVSADENKEQNEGMPIGVLPVDSIYTPIERVNYQVENARVGHKADYDKLTLDVWTNGSMTPSEAVSLAAKILTDHLNMFVNLTDEAKNTKVMVEKEETHKEKMLEMTIEELDLSVRSYNCLKRAGINTVQELTDKSEPDMMKVRNLGRKSLDEVKVKLNNLGLSLRKED; this is encoded by the coding sequence ATGATTGAATTTGAAAAACCTGATATTCATAAAATTGATGAAACCGATAACTATGGTGAAGTTGTTGTAGAACCATTAGAACGTGGTTATGGAACAACCCTTGGTAATTCTTTAAGAAGAATTTTACTTTCATCTTTACCTGGTGCTGCAATTACCAGTGTTCAAATCGATGATGTTTTACATGAATTTTCTACCATTAAGGGTGTTGTGGAAGATGTTACGCAAATTATTCTTAATGTTAAAAAAATTGATTTGAAAATTGAAGGTTCAGATGATGTCGAAAAATCTTTTGAGATCAATGTTACTGGGCCCGCTAATGTTACTGCTGGTGATATTGAAGCTGACGCAGATGTTACGATCTTAAATAAGGATTTACACATCGCTACGGTTGCAGAAGGAACTACTTTCCATATGCGTTTAACAGCAAATAAGGGTCGTGGTTATGTATCTGCAGATGAAAATAAGGAACAAAATGAAGGAATGCCAATCGGTGTTTTACCAGTTGATTCCATTTATACCCCAATCGAACGTGTAAACTATCAAGTTGAAAATGCACGGGTTGGTCACAAAGCTGATTATGATAAGTTAACGCTAGATGTTTGGACCAATGGTTCCATGACTCCTAGTGAAGCTGTTAGTTTAGCTGCTAAAATTCTAACTGATCACCTTAATATGTTTGTTAACCTTACTGATGAAGCTAAGAATACAAAAGTAATGGTAGAAAAAGAAGAAACGCATAAGGAAAAGATGTTAGAAATGACAATTGAAGAATTGGATCTTTCTGTTCGTTCTTACAATTGTTTAAAACGTGCTGGGATTAACACGGTTCAAGAACTTACTGATAAAAGTGAACCAGATATGATGAAGGTTCGTAACTTAGGTCGTAAGTCACTTGATGAAGTTAAGGTTAAGCTAAATAACCTTGGTTTATCCCTACGTAAAGAAGATTAA
- the rplQ gene encoding 50S ribosomal protein L17, which yields MSYRKLQRTSAHRRSLLRNLTTDLLVNGQIKTTEARAKEVRSTTDKMITLGKRGDLSARRKAAAFLQNVVADAKESGDTVTVQTALQKLFDDVAPKYSDRNGGYTRMYKTMPRRGDGAAMVILQLVD from the coding sequence ATGAGTTACCGTAAATTACAACGCACTAGTGCTCACCGTCGTTCATTACTTCGTAATTTAACCACTGATTTATTAGTTAATGGTCAAATTAAGACTACTGAAGCACGTGCTAAAGAAGTTCGCTCAACCACTGACAAGATGATTACTCTTGGTAAGCGTGGAGATCTTAGTGCTCGTCGTAAGGCTGCAGCATTTTTACAAAATGTTGTTGCTGATGCTAAGGAAAGTGGCGACACTGTAACTGTTCAAACTGCTTTACAAAAGCTCTTTGATGACGTTGCGCCTAAGTATTCCGACCGTAATGGTGGATACACTCGCATGTACAAGACCATGCCTCGTCGTGGTGATGGTGCTGCGATGGTTATTTTACAATTAGTTGATTAA
- a CDS encoding energy-coupling factor transporter ATPase produces the protein MEDYIIKVNHLKYRYSENDDYSLNDVSFNVKRGEWLSIIGHNGSGKSTLVSALDGLISIDSGSIEVDSIDLNPDSVWEVRDRIGLVFQNPDDQFVGATVEDDVAFGLQNHNIEYNQMHQIVNKALDAVGMSAFKMKSPSNLSGGQKQRVALAGIIALHPQIIILDESTNMLDPAGKEQILSVIMDLKERYKLTVISITHDVNELKLANRILVMNDGKVVDENTPSEIFSQPQKLINMGLTLPYPEIIKRHLNKLGVETPDQYLNEGAFIKWIQQFPLKK, from the coding sequence ATCGAGGATTACATTATTAAAGTTAATCATTTAAAATATAGATACTCAGAAAATGATGACTATTCATTGAATGACGTTTCATTTAATGTTAAACGGGGTGAATGGCTATCGATTATCGGTCACAACGGTAGTGGGAAAAGCACTCTGGTTAGCGCGTTAGATGGACTAATTAGTATTGATAGTGGTTCAATTGAAGTGGATTCGATTGATTTAAATCCTGATTCGGTTTGGGAAGTTCGGGATCGAATTGGATTGGTGTTTCAAAATCCTGATGATCAATTTGTTGGTGCAACTGTTGAAGATGATGTTGCATTTGGTCTGCAAAATCATAATATTGAATATAATCAGATGCATCAAATTGTTAATAAAGCATTAGATGCAGTTGGTATGAGTGCCTTTAAAATGAAATCGCCGTCTAATTTATCTGGTGGCCAAAAACAACGAGTTGCGCTAGCTGGAATTATCGCTTTGCATCCACAAATTATTATTTTAGATGAATCTACTAATATGTTAGATCCAGCTGGTAAAGAACAAATTCTGTCAGTAATAATGGATTTAAAAGAACGCTATAAATTAACCGTCATTTCAATTACACATGACGTAAATGAATTAAAATTAGCTAACCGCATTCTAGTTATGAATGATGGGAAGGTTGTTGATGAAAACACGCCATCAGAAATATTTAGCCAACCTCAAAAATTGATTAATATGGGGTTAACATTGCCATATCCGGAAATAATTAAACGCCATCTAAACAAGTTAGGAGTTGAAACTCCTGACCAATATCTAAATGAAGGAGCATTTATAAAATGGATTCAACAATTTCCTTTGAAAAAGTAA
- a CDS encoding energy-coupling factor transporter ATPase: MDSTISFEKVNYLYQPNTPFESRALFDIDFNVAHKDFIALVGHTGSGKSTLIQQINGLLIPTSGSVMINDIILNLKTAVKQIDGVKKIVGMVFQQPENQLFEETVEKDIVFGPRNFGVPEAELHQLAIDSLKMVGLSEKLLKRSPFELSGGQMRRVAIAGILAIHPQILVLDEPTAGLDPVGQADIMNLVEKLRTKYGTTVVLVTHQMELVAEFANRVIVLSHGKLKFNGTPRELFNAPGLLTKMNLAVPQTISFVDRLTSAGIKLDSFPLTPDELTMALMDKINFKMSGENE; the protein is encoded by the coding sequence ATGGATTCAACAATTTCCTTTGAAAAAGTAAATTATCTGTATCAACCCAATACACCATTTGAATCTAGGGCATTATTTGATATTGATTTTAATGTTGCCCATAAAGATTTTATTGCGTTAGTGGGACATACTGGAAGTGGTAAATCAACTTTAATTCAACAAATTAATGGGTTGTTAATACCTACCTCTGGCTCAGTTATGATCAACGATATCATTTTAAATTTAAAGACTGCTGTTAAACAAATTGATGGAGTTAAAAAAATAGTTGGAATGGTGTTTCAACAACCAGAAAATCAGCTATTTGAAGAAACGGTTGAAAAAGACATTGTTTTTGGCCCCCGTAATTTTGGGGTTCCTGAAGCTGAGCTCCATCAATTAGCAATTGATAGCCTAAAAATGGTCGGATTGAGTGAAAAGCTACTTAAACGCTCACCATTTGAATTATCAGGTGGACAGATGCGACGAGTCGCAATTGCTGGGATTCTAGCAATTCACCCGCAAATATTAGTATTAGATGAACCAACCGCAGGGCTGGATCCGGTGGGGCAGGCTGATATTATGAACCTAGTTGAGAAACTACGGACAAAATATGGGACGACTGTCGTATTAGTGACCCATCAAATGGAGCTAGTGGCAGAATTTGCTAATCGGGTCATTGTTTTAAGCCATGGGAAGTTGAAATTTAATGGGACTCCTAGAGAACTATTTAATGCCCCTGGCTTATTAACTAAAATGAATTTAGCAGTTCCACAGACAATTAGTTTTGTTGATCGGTTAACTAGTGCTGGCATTAAGCTTGATTCGTTTCCACTAACGCCCGATGAATTAACAATGGCGCTGATGGATAAAATAAATTTTAAAATGAGTGGTGAAAATGAATAA
- a CDS encoding energy-coupling factor transporter transmembrane component T family protein: MNKLLLGRYIPGDSIVHRMDPASKIMLSIFFVLIIFFANNVLTYGLMIGLAFVSVVASKTPLRFFIRGIRPLIWVIIFTVVIQILFDNTGRIIFKYGFLMVTDDGLKTAGFIFLRFLLIIIFSTVLTLTTDPLAIATGIEKLLMPLKRFKFPVYTMSLMISISLRFVPTLMDETETIIKAQSSRGVNFKQGNIIVRAKKMVPILIPLFISSFKHAEGLGRAMEARGYRDGDNRSRYHIYKVTKLDIYTWLIFILVGILVITFRG, translated from the coding sequence ATGAATAAATTATTACTAGGTCGATACATTCCGGGTGATTCTATTGTTCATCGAATGGATCCTGCTTCTAAAATTATGTTATCAATCTTCTTTGTTTTGATTATTTTTTTTGCTAATAATGTGCTTACCTATGGCTTAATGATTGGATTGGCGTTTGTTTCTGTAGTAGCATCCAAAACGCCGCTACGGTTTTTTATTAGGGGAATTAGACCACTAATTTGGGTAATCATCTTTACAGTAGTGATTCAAATTTTATTTGATAATACTGGTCGCATTATATTTAAGTATGGTTTTTTAATGGTGACCGATGATGGATTAAAGACGGCTGGATTTATTTTCTTACGATTTTTATTAATTATTATTTTTTCAACCGTATTAACATTAACGACAGATCCGTTAGCAATTGCGACTGGAATTGAAAAGTTATTAATGCCATTAAAACGATTTAAATTTCCGGTTTATACCATGTCGCTTATGATTTCAATATCATTACGATTTGTGCCAACCCTAATGGATGAAACCGAGACGATTATTAAGGCCCAAAGTTCACGAGGGGTTAATTTTAAACAGGGGAATATTATTGTTCGTGCTAAAAAGATGGTTCCAATTTTAATTCCATTGTTTATTAGTTCATTTAAACATGCTGAAGGGCTGGGACGTGCAATGGAAGCACGTGGATACCGCGATGGTGATAACCGTAGTCGTTATCATATTTATAAGGTTACCAAATTAGATATTTATACATGGTTGATTTTTATTTTAGTGGGTATTTTAGTAATTACATTTAGGGGGTAA
- the truA gene encoding tRNA pseudouridine(38-40) synthase TruA, with protein sequence MARFKVVLAYDGTNFAGFQRQPHQRTVEGVLTNVINKMAKHPNPAIIVYGSGRTDAGVHALGQVIHFDFPFKISEIGMLKGINSMLPLDMEVSQVIIVDDDFHARYDVSGKRYLYRFDLSEFINPFKRFYTGHWRFPVDINRIKQAIPSLVGEHDFSSFVASGSTAKTNVRTIYEATCYLDRKQNEVVLEFYGNGFLYNMVRIMAGVLIEIGSNRRDVNDIERLFKVKNRNQARLTAPASGLYLKRVYYEGDDPDHPTKLPVKQR encoded by the coding sequence TTGGCAAGGTTTAAAGTGGTGTTAGCTTATGATGGGACTAATTTTGCTGGATTTCAAAGGCAGCCGCATCAACGAACAGTTGAGGGTGTATTGACTAATGTTATTAATAAGATGGCTAAGCATCCTAATCCAGCAATTATTGTTTATGGTTCAGGTCGAACCGATGCTGGAGTGCATGCACTGGGTCAGGTGATTCACTTTGATTTTCCATTTAAAATTAGTGAAATTGGGATGTTAAAGGGAATTAATAGTATGTTGCCACTGGACATGGAAGTGAGCCAAGTTATCATTGTTGATGATGATTTTCATGCTAGATACGACGTTTCTGGAAAACGGTATCTGTATCGATTTGATTTAAGTGAATTTATAAACCCCTTTAAACGGTTTTATACTGGTCATTGGCGGTTTCCTGTGGATATCAATAGAATTAAGCAGGCAATTCCGTCGTTAGTCGGTGAACATGATTTTTCTAGCTTTGTTGCTTCTGGTTCCACGGCGAAAACAAACGTTAGAACAATTTATGAAGCCACTTGTTACTTAGATCGTAAGCAAAATGAAGTTGTGTTAGAATTTTATGGAAATGGATTTTTGTATAACATGGTTAGAATTATGGCTGGAGTATTGATTGAAATTGGCTCAAATCGAAGAGATGTCAATGATATTGAGCGACTTTTTAAAGTTAAAAATCGGAATCAAGCTCGATTGACGGCACCGGCTAGTGGGCTTTATTTAAAAAGAGTTTACTATGAAGGTGATGATCCTGACCACCCAACTAAATTACCAGTTAAACAAAGGTAA
- the rplM gene encoding 50S ribosomal protein L13 gives MRTTYMAKPGEVERKWYVVDADGIELGRLSTVVASILRGKNKPTFTPNVDTGDNVIVINASKIALSGRKAANKVYYHHSSYIGGLKSKTAGQMREDTPEKLIETSVKGMLPHGTLGHQVFLKLHVYAGEDHKHEAQNPEKLDISKLI, from the coding sequence TTGCGTACAACATATATGGCAAAACCAGGTGAAGTAGAACGCAAATGGTACGTAGTCGATGCAGATGGTATCGAACTAGGTCGTTTATCAACCGTAGTTGCTTCTATTTTAAGAGGAAAAAATAAACCTACATTTACACCAAACGTTGATACTGGTGATAATGTTATTGTTATTAATGCTTCAAAGATTGCTTTATCAGGTCGTAAGGCCGCTAACAAGGTTTACTACCATCACTCAAGTTACATTGGTGGTTTAAAATCTAAGACAGCTGGTCAAATGCGTGAAGATACCCCAGAAAAGTTAATTGAAACTTCTGTTAAGGGGATGTTACCTCATGGTACTTTGGGTCACCAAGTATTCTTGAAGTTACACGTATACGCTGGTGAAGATCACAAGCATGAAGCTCAAAACCCAGAAAAGTTAGACATTAGTAAATTAATTTAA
- the rpsI gene encoding 30S ribosomal protein S9 — protein MAQVQYRGTGRRKDSTARVLLVPGTGKVIINDKPVEEYIPFPNLREVIMQPFNVTETLGNYDVHANVNGGGYSGQSGATRHGIARALLDVDPDFRGPLKRAGLLTRDPRMKERKKPGLKKARKAGQFSKR, from the coding sequence TTGGCTCAAGTACAATATCGCGGCACTGGTCGTCGTAAAGATTCAACTGCACGAGTACTCTTAGTACCCGGTACTGGTAAGGTTATCATTAATGATAAGCCAGTAGAAGAATACATTCCATTTCCAAACTTACGTGAAGTAATCATGCAACCATTCAATGTTACTGAAACTTTAGGTAACTACGATGTTCATGCAAACGTAAATGGTGGTGGTTACTCTGGTCAATCTGGAGCAACTCGTCACGGAATTGCACGTGCATTACTAGATGTTGACCCTGATTTTCGTGGTCCATTGAAGCGTGCTGGTTTATTAACTCGTGACCCTCGGATGAAGGAACGTAAGAAACCAGGTTTGAAGAAGGCCCGTAAGGCTGGACAATTCTCAAAACGTTAA
- a CDS encoding ECF transporter S component, giving the protein MNRNYHLVARSIFIALILIQTTIPGLGYIPFGPLSLTIIPVTVILAAVLLGTTDGMLIGGIWGIITFIRAFFWPTSPLAQYVFINPLVSILPRILIGLVAGVIFNRIIRYNHRKAWLAIVGGLGSLTNTIFLLGMIYVFYHGYAHELYHINVKALLPYLLTVLATNGLLEALIAAGLTPLIATPLLKFTKK; this is encoded by the coding sequence ATGAATAGAAACTATCATTTGGTAGCTAGATCAATCTTCATTGCACTAATTTTAATTCAAACAACGATTCCAGGATTGGGTTATATTCCATTTGGACCATTAAGTTTAACCATTATTCCAGTCACTGTAATACTAGCTGCAGTTTTATTAGGAACTACTGATGGAATGCTAATTGGTGGAATTTGGGGAATCATTACATTTATCCGGGCGTTCTTCTGGCCGACTAGTCCATTAGCACAGTATGTCTTTATTAATCCACTCGTGTCCATTTTACCAAGAATACTGATTGGACTAGTGGCAGGAGTAATCTTTAATAGGATTATCCGCTATAATCACCGAAAAGCATGGCTAGCGATTGTTGGTGGATTGGGATCGTTAACTAATACGATTTTCTTACTCGGCATGATTTATGTATTTTATCATGGTTATGCACACGAACTTTATCATATTAATGTAAAAGCACTGCTCCCTTATCTTTTGACTGTGTTAGCAACTAATGGATTGTTAGAAGCGTTAATCGCAGCTGGATTAACTCCGCTAATTGCCACGCCATTATTGAAATTTACCAAAAAATAA
- a CDS encoding DUF2187 domain-containing protein, giving the protein MSFLAKNTELSPEQAKYDVGDQVAFTLEKQKFAGIVEKRYTNSFLISFNSDDPAIVDKYHNKVVINNKKLKMIKAAPHKKEEPKKED; this is encoded by the coding sequence ATGAGCTTTTTGGCTAAAAATACTGAACTTAGTCCTGAACAAGCCAAGTACGATGTTGGTGATCAAGTTGCTTTTACATTAGAAAAACAAAAATTTGCTGGAATTGTTGAAAAAAGATACACCAATTCATTCCTTATTTCATTTAATTCTGATGATCCTGCAATTGTGGATAAATACCATAATAAGGTGGTTATCAATAATAAGAAGTTAAAGATGATTAAAGCTGCGCCTCATAAGAAGGAAGAACCTAAAAAAGAAGATTAG
- a CDS encoding xanthine phosphoribosyltransferase, which produces MKILEERIKSEGLVLPDNILKVDRFLNHQIDPKLMDQIGAEFAKLFKNDRITRILTVESSGIAPAVFAGLHLGVPVVFARKHKSLTHNSNVYSADVYSYTKQVTNQISIDERFVNANDRVLIIDDFLANGQAVLGLLKIINDAGAMACGVGIVIEKSFQDGHKLITDRGIKLESLARIKSLSGNQVTFVK; this is translated from the coding sequence ATGAAAATACTTGAAGAGCGGATTAAATCTGAAGGCTTGGTTTTACCTGATAACATTCTAAAGGTTGATCGTTTTTTAAATCATCAAATCGATCCTAAATTAATGGATCAAATTGGGGCTGAGTTTGCAAAGTTATTTAAAAATGATCGAATCACTAGAATTTTAACTGTGGAATCATCTGGAATTGCACCGGCAGTGTTTGCTGGACTTCACTTAGGCGTACCGGTGGTATTTGCAAGAAAGCATAAGAGTTTAACTCATAATTCTAATGTTTATTCTGCTGATGTTTATTCATATACTAAGCAGGTTACTAATCAAATTAGTATTGATGAACGCTTTGTTAACGCTAATGATCGGGTATTAATTATTGATGATTTTTTAGCCAATGGACAGGCAGTATTAGGTTTGCTAAAAATAATTAATGACGCTGGTGCTATGGCATGTGGAGTGGGAATTGTAATTGAAAAGAGTTTTCAAGACGGCCATAAATTAATTACTGATCGTGGAATTAAACTAGAGTCACTTGCTAGAATTAAATCCCTTTCAGGAAACCAAGTTACGTTCGTGAAATAA